The genome window AAGGGATGAATCTTTTTACCTATTGTTTTTTTGTAGTAATTCAGTGTAAACTTTACCCTTTTCCGCGCTGAAATACTACTACTTACACTTGCTCTACAGAACAAGCTTAACTCCGCAAGTGCTGAAGCCGTCTCTGTTCTAGAAAGTTTTGTCCAAATGATATAGTTTTGTCTATCTTGGATGCCTGATTGAAGGACCAGTTCTGCGACTTTAGGAAATTTCGAAAGATCAATAGTATAATTCATGATAACTTTTCCCCTTCCATCTTCAGAAACATACGTTGAACCATGTATCCGAAGTAATAGATAAGAAAATCCTAATCTTGGAGTCGGATTGTTCTCTTTCTTTCTCATTATGTTTGAGTCATTATCAATTATCAATTTTCTACAGGAATATTTATTTATCCTCTCGATAAGGATTCGTTTGAGAGATGTAATTCACCACATTTTCTATTTCTTCATCTGATACATAAGCCGAAACAAGTCGCTGCCTTGGCCCATCTTTAGGTTTAAAGATCATGTCTCCTTTTCCAAGTAAATCTTCTGCACCAGACTCGTCTAAAATAACCATAGAATCATTCGTAGCTGCTACAGCAAACGCTAAACGTACAGGTAAATTAGCTTTTATATTCGGAGATAAAAATTGCTTTGTTGGCCTTTGGGTAGCTATTACCATATGAATACCTGCAGCTCGGGCTAGTTGAGATAAACGTTGAATTTGTATCTCTACGTCTGCAGCAGCAGTCATCATAAGATCTGCAAGCTCATCTATAATAAGCACAATATACGGAAGTTTTGATGCTTTCGGATTTTTTTGTGTAATTTGCTCATTATACGATTGAATATTTCGAACACCCAATTCAGCAAAAAGATCATATCGTTTATCCATTTCATTGGTTAAAGATTTAAGTGCCATAATTGCCCTTTGAGGATCAATTATTATCGGACAGAACAAATGCGGAAGTTTAGAATATACCGACAGCTCTACCTTCTTTGGATCAATCATAACAAATCTCAATTCGCTAGGCTTCAAACCATAAAGCAAACTGATTATAAGTGCATTGAGGAACACAGATTTACCCGCGCCGGTTTCACCTGCTATTAGTAAATGGGGCATCTTCGCTAAATCAGCAAAAATCGGATTTCCAACCATATCAACACCAATGGGGAAAAGGAGAGCACTCCGTTTCACGAGAAAATCTCTATTATCTAACATTCCTCTTAAATTTACGATATACGGGTTTTTGTTAGGTACCTCAATACCAACGTGATTCGAACCTGGTATGGGTGAATATAGTGTGATTCTTTCGGCCTGAAGAGCTGCCTGGAAATTATCCTTATAACGTCGATAATTCGAAATATTAATCTTTAACGTCTCTGGGAGCATTTCATAACGAACAACTTTAGGGCCATGAGAGACTTTTTTTACTTTTGCAGGCATCTTAATCATCGCAGTAGCAGTTTCAATCCATTCGATCTCCTGACGATTGTTCTCTTCTGATTTATGTTGTTCTTGAAACCGTAGTAATGATGTAGGCAATTGAAGTACTCTCGGTTCGGGAGACTTGAATTCGATGCCAGCATTGTCTTTCATAACAATTGCCGCATCAAAGTAATCGTTAGCATTTTTCCTTTTGAATCCTTTTTTTACTGGGGTTTCACCTTTATTAAGTAATTGCTGAACATCATCTTTTGTTATCTCCACACCGAGAATCACTTTACTAATCGTGAAATCACAACCAGTATACTTGTATCCGCTGCAACCATAAAATCTACCTTTATCTACGACTAAAGCTGCCTGACACTTTGGACAATAGCCGAGATCATGCATATTCATAGCTTTGCGTGACTGCATCGGCGACCGATTGTTCTGCTTAGATGCTTCCCCACTAGTTTTTGTATAATTAACAAGTCGAGTTTGGGAAGCAGTGTAACCGAGACCTTCTTTATTGCTCTTCAAAACCGTAGGTTTATTTTCATCTTGAGCTAGCTGCTGCATCTCAGGAGTTGTATGATCAGATGAAGATATAGGTTGATTATAAACTTCCTCTATTAGACTTGTAGCCTGTGTATTTACCTCAGGAGATAATTTTGTCTCTTCACTCCGTACTGTATACGATGAATTTTGCTGCACTTGCTGTTGAACCGAGTCCGCTGATACACGCGGAAATCGTTTTTGTAACTCTATAAGATCAATAAGTACTTTTCGTGGTGAGTATCCTAAGTAAGGACCGATAACGCCATCCTGTTCCATCCGGTCAATGAGTCCTGCACATTCTGTATAACCAAGGGCTAATCGTCTCTGTAAGAAAGAAACACTAACCTGCCTTGATTGTACAACCTCTGAGACGGCTTTAAAGTATAACTCATCCCCTAAATTAATCAACTCATTATTAGTACTTTGAGCCTGAGCATAAGTATGGTGTAAATGCTGTGTGCCAATTACGGAAGCAGAAACCTTACTTTGTAATCCTGCGATTTCAGTCGAAGGCTGAGATAAGTCTTCTTTAGTTGAATCAGTTGTTGTCTGAGGACCTTCTCTCCTCATCGAATTTCGTGAATTGGATACACTAAGGGTTTCAGCAATTGATGCTGATGGTGAAGCAACAGAAGAAGACATTCGTTGCACTGAAACATATCCCTCTTGAACCAAGTTCAAGGTTAAAGCTTTTACCTCT of Paenibacillus polymyxa M1 contains these proteins:
- a CDS encoding DNA topoisomerase 3; translation: MKVVLAEKKIQAEELAKPFPHKKAHGYIELLPSETFPKGGFLVWASGHLISLAEPDEYDPKYKKWDIQDLPIVPSTFKYKIDRAKSGLYSIIKKFVNDSKVTEVIIATDPGREGELIARLILRQVGNKKPIKRLWTSSLTKSAVEQAFQNLLPEAAKRNLYYEAYSRQCADWLVGMNTSRLYTLMLQKKGAKEDGIFSTGRVQTPLLELIVERELGIEKFVSKPFWQVFAEFEVNGKKYRGQWYKDSLTNLPVQKLSLDLKHACEGKPAVIRDVKEDQKQFKPPLLHNLSSLQTLANKKYRYSTQEVLDIVQGLYERGIVSYPRSDSQYITENEAAIFPLILNKLKNVHEFSDLLPAPISTLIGNRRYVNPEKVSDHYAIIPTENVPQLSDLDDRERHIYGLIARSLIAAHYENAIFDYKEIITYVDAKFSFISKGKIIVQEGWRKVLYPGGQIEEKETIDADEQNLPPLVIGEQGIATEVISKEGKTQPPKRYTEGDLITLMKNAGKSLENQELEKILQGIDGLGTEATRSGMIGKLKQQKYIEIRRNLVYSTSKGRTLIQAIGKSILASAEMTGQWEKKLREIGQGKVNYNQFIEEVKALTLNLVQEGYVSVQRMSSSVASPSASIAETLSVSNSRNSMRREGPQTTTDSTKEDLSQPSTEIAGLQSKVSASVIGTQHLHHTYAQAQSTNNELINLGDELYFKAVSEVVQSRQVSVSFLQRRLALGYTECAGLIDRMEQDGVIGPYLGYSPRKVLIDLIELQKRFPRVSADSVQQQVQQNSSYTVRSEETKLSPEVNTQATSLIEEVYNQPISSSDHTTPEMQQLAQDENKPTVLKSNKEGLGYTASQTRLVNYTKTSGEASKQNNRSPMQSRKAMNMHDLGYCPKCQAALVVDKGRFYGCSGYKYTGCDFTISKVILGVEITKDDVQQLLNKGETPVKKGFKRKNANDYFDAAIVMKDNAGIEFKSPEPRVLQLPTSLLRFQEQHKSEENNRQEIEWIETATAMIKMPAKVKKVSHGPKVVRYEMLPETLKINISNYRRYKDNFQAALQAERITLYSPIPGSNHVGIEVPNKNPYIVNLRGMLDNRDFLVKRSALLFPIGVDMVGNPIFADLAKMPHLLIAGETGAGKSVFLNALIISLLYGLKPSELRFVMIDPKKVELSVYSKLPHLFCPIIIDPQRAIMALKSLTNEMDKRYDLFAELGVRNIQSYNEQITQKNPKASKLPYIVLIIDELADLMMTAAADVEIQIQRLSQLARAAGIHMVIATQRPTKQFLSPNIKANLPVRLAFAVAATNDSMVILDESGAEDLLGKGDMIFKPKDGPRQRLVSAYVSDEEIENVVNYISQTNPYREDK